A single Fusobacterium hominis DNA region contains:
- a CDS encoding YgeY family selenium metabolism-linked hydrolase — MLTEARKQQLIETLSNLIQRRSYSGEEKQVVEYIEKVMKEVGYDTVHIDKYGNIIGSIKGKYPGPKVLMDGHIDTVPVDEKSWTEKPFGGEVHDGKLFGRGTTDMKGSVCAMILAGAYLAQDLKKEFAGEIFMAGVVHEECFEGVAAREISNYVNPDIVIIGEASQLNLKIGQRGRGEIVVETFGKPAHSANPEKGINAVYKMMKIIGEIQKLPMTHHKDLGYGILELTDIKSSPYPGASVVPEYCRATYDRRLLVGETPESVLAPLQELLDKMMKEDETLKAKVSYAVGKEMCWTGNEITGERFFPGWLFEEKEDYVQKALSALKEIGQNPEIMHYNFCTNGSHYGGEKGIKTIGYGPSKENIAHTVDEYIELDQLFKVTEGFYAILKAYLAK, encoded by the coding sequence ATGTTAACTGAAGCAAGAAAACAACAACTAATAGAAACACTTAGCAATTTAATACAAAGAAGAAGTTATTCTGGAGAAGAAAAACAAGTAGTAGAATATATTGAAAAAGTTATGAAAGAAGTAGGATATGATACTGTTCATATTGATAAATATGGAAATATAATAGGATCAATAAAAGGTAAATATCCAGGACCAAAAGTTTTAATGGACGGACATATTGATACAGTTCCTGTAGATGAAAAAAGCTGGACAGAAAAACCATTTGGTGGAGAAGTTCACGATGGAAAATTATTTGGTAGAGGAACTACTGATATGAAAGGATCTGTATGTGCTATGATATTAGCAGGAGCTTATTTAGCTCAAGATCTAAAAAAAGAATTTGCTGGAGAAATCTTTATGGCTGGAGTAGTTCATGAAGAATGTTTTGAAGGTGTAGCAGCTAGAGAAATAAGTAACTATGTAAATCCTGACATAGTAATAATTGGAGAAGCTTCTCAATTAAACTTAAAAATAGGACAAAGAGGTAGAGGAGAAATAGTAGTAGAAACTTTTGGAAAACCTGCTCACTCAGCTAACCCAGAAAAAGGAATAAATGCAGTTTATAAAATGATGAAAATAATAGGAGAAATCCAAAAATTACCTATGACTCATCATAAAGATTTAGGATATGGAATATTAGAATTAACAGATATAAAATCATCTCCATACCCAGGAGCATCAGTAGTACCTGAATATTGTAGAGCTACTTATGACAGAAGACTTTTAGTTGGGGAAACTCCAGAATCAGTATTAGCTCCACTCCAAGAATTATTAGATAAAATGATGAAAGAAGATGAAACACTAAAAGCAAAAGTTTCTTATGCAGTAGGAAAAGAAATGTGCTGGACAGGAAATGAAATAACTGGAGAAAGATTCTTCCCAGGTTGGTTATTTGAAGAAAAAGAAGATTACGTTCAAAAAGCATTATCAGCATTAAAAGAAATAGGACAAAATCCTGAAATTATGCACTATAATTTCTGTACAAATGGATCTCACTATGGTGGAGAAAAAGGAATAAAAACAATAGGGTATGGACCATCAAAAGAAAATATAGCACATACAGTAGATGAATATATTGAATTAGATCAATTATTTAAAGTTACAGAAGGATTCTATGCAATATTAAAAGCATATCTAGCTAAATAA
- the ssnA gene encoding putative aminohydrolase SsnA, which yields MILKNGRIITQDKNRPYIENGAVVIKNNKIVAVDTTENILNRYCDEKIIDVDGQIIMPGFINTHHHIYSAFARGMILSGKPNKNFLEILENLWWKIDKKLTLEDLEYSAYTTYIDCIKKGVTTVFDHNASPYAITGSLEAIAKAAKDLGIRTCLCYEVSDRDGKEIALEGIDENINFIKKYNTKDQNMTKGMFGLHASFTLSDETLKICDEKLKGLDAGYHVHVAEGIDDLNLCLEEHGKRVIERLNDLNILGDKTIAVHCIHVTDEELNILKETNTMVVHNPESNMGNAVGCQPFLELHEKGITIGLGTDGYTSDMTESMKVANIIHKHVKKDPSVAWGEVPVSLFENNRKIAQKYFDGELGILKAEAIADIIVVDYDPLTPLNENNINSHILFGFTGSNVTTTIIDGKVIMKDRKLVGVNEREIFKKSREIAQKLWARM from the coding sequence TTGATACTGAAGAATGGAAGAATAATAACTCAGGATAAAAACAGACCTTATATAGAAAATGGTGCTGTGGTTATCAAAAATAACAAAATAGTTGCAGTTGACACAACAGAAAATATCTTAAATAGATATTGTGATGAAAAAATTATTGATGTAGATGGACAGATTATTATGCCAGGATTCATTAATACACATCATCATATTTATAGTGCATTTGCAAGAGGAATGATTTTGTCAGGAAAACCAAATAAAAATTTTCTAGAGATACTTGAAAATTTATGGTGGAAAATTGATAAAAAATTAACTTTAGAAGATTTAGAGTACAGTGCTTATACAACTTATATAGATTGTATAAAAAAGGGTGTAACTACAGTATTTGATCACAATGCAAGTCCTTATGCTATAACTGGTAGTTTAGAAGCTATAGCAAAAGCTGCTAAAGATTTAGGAATTAGAACTTGTTTGTGCTATGAAGTTTCTGATAGAGATGGAAAAGAAATAGCACTAGAAGGAATTGATGAAAATATCAATTTTATAAAAAAATATAATACTAAAGATCAAAATATGACAAAAGGAATGTTTGGACTGCATGCTTCTTTTACACTGTCAGATGAAACATTAAAAATATGTGATGAAAAATTAAAAGGTTTAGATGCAGGTTACCATGTACATGTAGCAGAGGGAATTGATGATTTAAATCTATGTTTAGAAGAACATGGTAAAAGAGTAATTGAAAGATTAAATGATTTAAATATTTTAGGAGATAAAACAATTGCTGTTCACTGTATCCACGTAACAGATGAAGAACTAAATATTTTAAAAGAAACTAATACTATGGTAGTTCATAATCCTGAATCAAACATGGGAAATGCTGTTGGATGTCAACCATTTTTAGAACTACATGAAAAAGGAATAACAATTGGACTAGGAACTGATGGATATACAAGTGATATGACAGAATCTATGAAAGTTGCAAATATAATCCATAAGCATGTAAAAAAAGACCCTTCTGTTGCTTGGGGAGAAGTGCCAGTATCTTTATTTGAAAATAATAGAAAGATAGCACAAAAATATTTTGATGGAGAACTAGGAATTTTAAAAGCTGAAGCTATAGCAGATATTATAGTTGTAGATTATGATCCACTAACTCCATTAAATGAAAATAATATCAACTCTCATATATTATTTGGATTTACAGGATCAAATGTTACAACTACTATCATAGATGGAAAAGTTATTATGAAAGATAGAAAATTAGTTGGAGTAAATGAAAGAGAAATATTTAAAAAATCAAGAGAAATAGCTCAAAAACTATGGGCTAGAATGTAA
- a CDS encoding sigma-54-dependent Fis family transcriptional regulator, which yields MSFLKKIQNYVKDYAEIIADILQCDVEIVDEYLVRISGTGLYEENIDEITKGTVYRHVFESKKSRIVINPKEDDLCKNCEHKENCTETLEISAPIFYKDKVIGVIGLVCFTEEDKRRLLKNMETHLRFTEKIADFISGKVFEFEEELEKKERIEIMKQIINNYDKCVLVIDNEGQILDANNLALKELKIDNSLSLAYQKINIIPKNELLFGKEIFSAEINKEKYTLIGTLLSIPGFSNNEHKIFLFENFNYDRTKETTKNKYASNNVFLEDIICISDKMKKLKEKIQKISKTQSTVLITGESGTGKELIARAIHNCSDRAKQPFIAINCGAIPENLLESELFGYIRGAFSGASNEGRVGKFELANNGVIFLDEIGEMPLYLQVKLLRVLQERTLVRIGSNKLINLNIRVIAATNKNLLKLVKEGKFREDLYYRLNVIPLKVPALRDRQEDILLLTDYLNSKYSRNFDNAKLIIDEEISDIFLKHSWPGNVRELENSIEFLLNMADENGNIDSDSREYLRKNLKSNSKYDDKVIADSFIDNDEIITLEESEKRLIAKALKIYGSDTTGKNICAEKLGIGIATLYRKIEKYKL from the coding sequence ATGTCGTTTTTAAAAAAAATACAAAACTATGTGAAAGATTACGCTGAAATTATAGCTGATATATTGCAATGTGATGTTGAAATAGTTGATGAATATTTAGTTAGAATATCTGGAACAGGACTCTATGAAGAAAATATAGATGAGATAACAAAAGGAACAGTATATAGACATGTTTTTGAAAGCAAAAAAAGTAGAATTGTAATAAATCCAAAAGAAGATGATCTTTGTAAAAATTGTGAACACAAAGAAAATTGTACTGAAACACTAGAAATATCTGCCCCTATATTTTATAAAGATAAAGTAATAGGAGTAATTGGATTAGTTTGTTTTACAGAAGAAGATAAAAGAAGACTACTTAAAAACATGGAAACCCATTTGAGATTTACTGAAAAAATAGCTGATTTTATCTCAGGGAAGGTCTTTGAGTTTGAAGAAGAGTTAGAAAAAAAAGAAAGAATTGAAATCATGAAACAGATTATTAATAACTATGATAAGTGTGTTTTAGTTATTGATAACGAAGGGCAAATTTTAGATGCAAATAACTTAGCATTAAAAGAGTTAAAAATAGATAATAGTTTAAGTCTTGCTTATCAAAAGATAAATATTATTCCTAAAAATGAGCTTTTATTTGGTAAAGAGATATTTTCAGCAGAGATAAACAAAGAAAAATATACATTAATAGGAACTTTACTATCAATTCCTGGTTTTTCTAACAACGAACATAAGATATTTTTATTTGAAAACTTTAATTATGATAGAACTAAAGAAACTACAAAAAATAAATATGCGTCAAACAATGTTTTTTTAGAAGATATAATTTGTATTTCTGATAAGATGAAGAAATTAAAAGAAAAGATACAAAAGATATCAAAAACACAATCTACAGTATTAATAACTGGAGAAAGTGGAACAGGAAAAGAGTTAATTGCAAGAGCAATTCACAATTGTAGCGATAGAGCAAAACAACCTTTTATTGCTATAAATTGTGGAGCTATACCTGAAAATTTGTTAGAGAGTGAACTTTTTGGATATATTCGTGGGGCATTTAGTGGAGCAAGTAATGAGGGCCGTGTTGGGAAATTTGAACTTGCAAATAATGGAGTTATATTTCTAGATGAGATAGGAGAAATGCCTTTATACTTACAAGTGAAACTTTTAAGAGTTTTGCAAGAAAGGACATTAGTTAGAATAGGATCAAATAAGTTAATAAATTTAAATATACGGGTAATTGCTGCTACAAATAAAAATTTGTTAAAATTAGTAAAAGAGGGAAAATTTAGAGAAGATCTATATTATAGATTGAATGTAATTCCTTTAAAAGTTCCAGCACTTCGTGATAGACAAGAGGATATTTTACTTTTGACAGATTATTTAAATAGTAAATATAGCAGAAATTTTGACAATGCAAAATTGATAATAGATGAAGAAATAAGTGATATATTTTTAAAACACTCTTGGCCAGGAAATGTAAGAGAATTAGAAAATAGTATTGAATTTTTATTAAATATGGCAGATGAAAATGGAAATATTGATAGTGACTCAAGAGAATATCTAAGAAAAAATTTAAAAAGTAATAGTAAATATGACGATAAAGTAATAGCAGATTCTTTTATAGATAATGATGAGATTATAACTTTGGAAGAAAGTGAAAAAAGATTGATTGCAAAAGCTCTAAAAATATACGGTTCAGACACTACAGGTAAAAATATTTGTGCTGAAAAGTTAGGAATAGGAATTGCTACATTGTATAGAAAAATAGAAAAGTATAAGTTGTAA
- a CDS encoding nucleobase:cation symporter-2 family protein: MTTTTVNEKHKVDRLLGFGDLALLGIQHIAAMCAGAMAVPIILGNSLGLSQGDIHHLVSASFMMAGLGTIIQTIGIKGHVGAKLPMIEGVSFAGVAALSAIGLTYSGTDPIAGLQVMFGATLVSGLFCYLMAPVFGKLLKYFPPLVSGVVVTSMGLSLIPVAIRWAGGGVPSAPNFGNFQNISLALITLIIIIGIQKLSKGFLGNVAILIGIFAGTIISLFMGVADFSNVGNVDLVNINIPLKYGIKFDVTAILSLFLVQLVIMTDATGNQLNLSNICGVDEKDSKRLVAGLRGHGISSMLAGIFNTFPHSLFGQNVGIAAITGIESRFVGTSAGIILLAISFFPKLTTMFASIPSPVLGGAGIVMFGMVTANGIKRLGEVNYVGNKNLIIVATSIGMALIPIAVPDFFKHFPAWGKILFQSAVTLGCLTVLILNLIFNEYGKNKK, translated from the coding sequence ATGACTACAACAACTGTTAATGAAAAACATAAAGTAGATAGACTACTTGGTTTTGGTGATTTAGCACTTTTAGGAATACAACATATTGCAGCAATGTGTGCTGGAGCTATGGCTGTTCCAATTATTTTAGGTAACTCATTAGGATTATCACAAGGAGATATTCATCATTTGGTAAGTGCATCATTTATGATGGCAGGGTTAGGAACTATTATTCAAACTATAGGAATAAAAGGACATGTTGGAGCAAAACTTCCGATGATAGAGGGAGTAAGTTTTGCTGGAGTGGCTGCTTTATCGGCAATTGGACTAACATATAGTGGAACAGATCCTATTGCAGGACTTCAAGTAATGTTTGGGGCAACATTAGTATCTGGACTATTTTGTTATCTTATGGCTCCTGTATTTGGAAAATTATTAAAATATTTTCCACCATTAGTATCAGGAGTAGTAGTTACATCAATGGGGCTTTCTCTTATACCTGTAGCAATTAGATGGGCTGGTGGAGGAGTTCCTAGTGCACCTAATTTTGGAAATTTTCAAAATATATCTTTAGCTTTGATTACATTGATTATAATTATTGGGATTCAAAAATTATCTAAGGGATTTTTAGGAAATGTAGCAATATTAATTGGTATATTTGCTGGAACTATAATATCTCTATTTATGGGAGTAGCTGATTTTTCTAATGTAGGAAATGTAGATTTAGTAAATATTAATATACCTTTAAAATATGGAATAAAATTTGATGTTACAGCAATCTTATCATTATTTTTAGTTCAACTTGTTATTATGACTGATGCAACTGGAAATCAATTAAACCTTTCAAATATATGTGGTGTAGATGAAAAAGATTCTAAAAGATTAGTTGCTGGACTTAGAGGACATGGAATTTCATCAATGTTAGCAGGGATATTTAATACTTTCCCACACTCACTATTTGGACAAAATGTTGGTATAGCTGCAATTACAGGAATAGAAAGTCGTTTTGTTGGAACATCTGCAGGAATAATATTATTAGCAATAAGCTTTTTCCCAAAACTAACTACAATGTTTGCTTCAATACCATCACCAGTATTAGGGGGAGCAGGAATTGTTATGTTTGGAATGGTTACTGCAAATGGAATTAAAAGATTAGGAGAAGTTAACTACGTAGGTAATAAAAACCTTATAATTGTTGCAACAAGTATAGGAATGGCTCTTATACCAATTGCTGTACCAGACTTTTTTAAACATTTCCCAGCTTGGGGAAAAATACTTTTCCAAAGTGCAGTTACATTAGGATGTTTAACGGTTTTAATACTTAATTTAATTTTTAACGAATATGGAAAAAATAAAAAATAG
- a CDS encoding N-acyl-D-amino-acid deacylase family protein produces the protein MSKILIKNGTIIDGSREKRFDADILIDGDKIVKIGKIDEKVDRIIDASGKIVAPGFIDTHSHSDLKVLVEPFVEPKLRQGITTEVLGQDGISMAPLPKEYVSSWRKNLAGLDGDSDELGWDWETTDNYLKLMEKNGCCPNESYLVPHGNIRMEAMGLEARPATDEELEKMKQITRREMEAGAAGLSTGLIYIPCAYSDTKEMIEICKVAAEFDRPLVIHQRSEADTMIESMNEVITIAKESGVKIHFSHFKICGKNNWHLIKDIVALLDKCKEEGIEISYDQYPYVAGSTMLGVIIPPWAHAGGTDKLVERLGNPSDREKMKHDIINGIPGWDNFIEFAGFDGIYVTSVKTKANEDCIGKSLLEIAEMKGKDKFDAVFDLLKEEENAVGMYDYYGKDEHIVTFLTREESNVCTDGLLAGKPHPRVYGSFPRVIGKFVREMKALSLEEAIYKMTNKPAKTFKLENRGLLKEGYFADVVIFDENTTIDKGTFVDPIQRPEGISHVMVNGVLAIDDYEATKALSGKVIRIKK, from the coding sequence ATGTCAAAAATTCTAATAAAAAACGGAACAATAATAGATGGAAGTAGAGAAAAAAGATTTGATGCTGATATCTTAATTGACGGAGATAAAATTGTAAAAATAGGAAAAATTGATGAAAAAGTTGATAGAATAATTGATGCTTCTGGAAAAATAGTAGCACCAGGATTTATTGATACTCATAGTCATTCTGACTTAAAAGTATTAGTTGAACCATTTGTTGAACCAAAATTACGTCAAGGAATAACTACTGAAGTTTTAGGACAAGATGGTATTTCTATGGCACCATTACCAAAAGAATACGTAAGTTCTTGGAGAAAAAATCTTGCAGGACTTGATGGTGATAGTGACGAGCTTGGTTGGGATTGGGAAACTACAGATAACTATCTAAAATTAATGGAAAAAAATGGTTGCTGTCCTAATGAATCATATTTAGTTCCTCATGGAAATATTAGAATGGAAGCTATGGGGCTAGAAGCTAGACCTGCTACTGATGAAGAACTTGAAAAAATGAAACAGATAACAAGAAGAGAAATGGAAGCAGGAGCTGCTGGTCTTTCTACTGGACTTATCTATATACCTTGTGCTTATTCAGATACAAAAGAGATGATTGAAATCTGCAAAGTGGCTGCAGAATTTGATAGACCTTTAGTTATCCATCAAAGAAGTGAAGCTGACACTATGATAGAGTCAATGAACGAGGTAATTACCATAGCTAAAGAAAGTGGAGTTAAGATACATTTTTCTCACTTCAAAATTTGTGGAAAAAACAACTGGCATTTAATAAAAGATATTGTAGCTTTATTAGATAAATGCAAAGAAGAAGGAATTGAAATCTCTTATGATCAATATCCTTATGTTGCAGGAAGTACAATGTTAGGAGTAATCATTCCACCTTGGGCTCATGCTGGTGGAACTGATAAACTCGTTGAAAGATTAGGAAATCCTTCAGATAGAGAAAAAATGAAGCATGATATAATAAACGGTATTCCTGGTTGGGATAACTTTATAGAGTTTGCTGGTTTTGATGGTATTTATGTAACATCTGTAAAAACTAAAGCAAATGAAGATTGTATCGGAAAAAGTTTATTAGAAATTGCTGAAATGAAAGGGAAAGATAAATTTGACGCAGTATTTGATCTTTTAAAAGAGGAAGAAAATGCTGTTGGAATGTATGACTATTACGGAAAAGATGAACATATAGTTACTTTCTTAACGAGAGAAGAAAGCAACGTTTGTACAGATGGATTATTAGCAGGAAAACCACACCCTAGAGTTTATGGTTCATTCCCTAGAGTAATCGGAAAATTCGTAAGAGAAATGAAAGCTCTTTCATTAGAAGAAGCTATCTATAAAATGACAAATAAACCTGCTAAAACTTTCAAACTTGAAAATAGAGGTTTATTAAAAGAAGGTTATTTTGCTGATGTTGTTATTTTTGATGAAAATACAACAATAGATAAAGGAACATTTGTAGACCCAATTCAAAGACCAGAGGGAATTAGTCATGTAATGGTAAATGGTGTTTTAGCTATTGATGACTATGAAGCTACAAAAGCTCTTTCTGGAAAAGTTATTAGAATAAAAAAATAA